The following is a genomic window from Streptomyces chrestomyceticus JCM 4735.
CGCACCGCGAGGGCCGCCGCCTCGCGCGCGGCGGCTCTGATCTCCGCCGCCGTACGGGCCGGGGGCCGGCACACGGCCGCGTACCGCGAGACGTAGTCCTTGACCGCCACGGCCCGCGCCCCGGGCGCGTACCCGGCGGCGTCCTCGCAGGTCCGGTCGTCGCCGGTCACCAGCACCACGGGCACACCGTATTCGGCCACCACCAGGGAGTTGAGGTACCCCTCGCTGGCGCGCGTGCCGTTCACCCACACGCCCGTCAGGGAGTTGGCGAGGTACGTGTGGGCCAGCACGCCTTCCGTGCCGGCGCCCGTGTGGTAGCCGACGAACGCGACGCCGTCGACGTCGCCGTACTGGACGCCCTCGACCATGCTCAGCGCCTTGTGCTTGCCGGTGAGCAACTGGGCCCGCTCGTCGAGCTGCTCCAGCAGCAGGTTGCGCATGGACCAGTGGGCCTCGTTGACCAGCACCTCGTCCGCGCCGCCGTCGAAGAACCCGGCGATCGCCGCGTTGACGTCACCGGTGAACACGGGCCGGAACCGCTGCCACTGGGCGTGGCCCGGCAGCACGTCGTCCGGCCAGGTCACTCCGGTGACGCCCTCCATGTCCGCGGAAATGAGGATCTTCACCACGCACCGTCCCGTCACAGCTAGCAGGCGGACCGCTCCGGCACCGGCCCGGCCGACCGCGCCACCGGGCAGGCCTCCCACCATAACCAGGACCGGCCACCGCACTCCCGACCTTGACGCGACTGCATCCGTACGGCCGGTCCGGCGCCGCGCCCCGGCCCGCTGCGGGCCGTACCGGGCCCCACCCCCGTGTGGGCCCGGTACCCGTCCGGGCCCCCTTCCGGGCAGGCGCGCCACCCGGCGACGCCCCCGCCGGCGGCCGGACTGCCCGGCCGTGCACCACCGTGCCGTCCGCCGCCCCCGCCCCGCATCCCACTACAGGGCGGGGCGTCTCCGCCGTACGGGGGAAGTACGGGGGGTCTGGAGGGGGATGCGGGGGTGGGGAGTGGGGGGCGAGAGGGGTGGGAAGTGGGGGGGCGGAAGGCGTGGGGGCGCCTGTGGGTGGACGGCCGCGAAGTGGCCGGCTGCGGGGTTACGCCGACCGCCTCCGGGTATCCCCCGCCGGGGGGATGATCTCGTTCGATTTGCCCCGTAGGGCGGCTCGCCTACCCGCCCGGCCCTACGGCGCCCGGTGCCCCACGGCCCCAGCGTGCCACGGCGCCCGGCGCGCCACCGCGCCCAGCACACCACGGCGCCCCCTGACGGCGTGCAGCCGCGCAGCCCGACCCCCGCATCCGGCCTCTCCACCCCGGACTCCACCCCGCGCAGCCCTGACCAGCGCCGCTGCGCTCAGCCCGCCGCCCCGCCACCAGCCAGTTGGTCGGGATCTCGATGCGGGAGCCGTCCGCCCGGTACTCGGTCGTCGTCAGCGGGAGGCGGCCGGTGGCCAGCACCCGCAGGCCGTAGGCGGCGAGCAGTTCGGGGACGACGGAGTCGGCCATCTCGCCGGGTGCGATGCCGTGCGCGAGGACCGCGCGGAGCTTGCCCGGTGGACCGTCGGGGCTCTGCGCCAGGGAGGCGAAGACGTCCCTGGACGCCTCGGCCGGTTCGACGGCGAAGATCCGGCCGCGCCGGCCCAGCAGCGTCGCCACGTTCCGTACGATCCGGGGCCGGTCCTCGGCGGCGCACTGGTGGAGGACGCCGCGCAGGTACACGTTGACGTCGCCCAGTTCGCCGTGCAGCGCGCGCACGGCCGCCGCGTCGGCCGCGTCCAGGCAGCGGTATTCGGCCATGCCCGACGGGTCGTCCGCGCGGGCGCGGGCGACGGCCGCCGGCGAGAGGTCGACGCCGATCGCGCGCGGACAGCGCCCCGCCAGGAAGCGGGTCTGGGTGCCGTTGCCGCAGCCCAGGTCGACGACCGGCAGCGCGGCGTCGAAGTGGGCGGCGAAGAGCGGCAGATGGAGCTCGGCCGTCAGGGAGGGGTCGGAGTCCCAGAAGACCTCGCCCGCACCCGCCGGGGCGTCCCGCCAGAAGCCTTCCCAGGCCCGCAGGTAGTGGCTCGAAGCGCTCATGGCTCATTGCTACTGCGGCGCGCGACACCCCCGCAAGTCCGGCGACCGTCCTTTCATGCGCTGTCGCGGACCGGCGTGCGCCCGTCGCGCGGCCAGTTGCTTCCGATACGGGACAGAGTCTGCTCGAACCAGACCGTCTTACCGGTCGCCGTCCGGCTCGTGCCCCATTCCCGCGCGAGCCTGCTGACCACCCGCAACCCACGCCCGAACTCGTCGTCGTCCGCCGCGCTCAGCATCTGCGGCAGCGCGTGGTCGTCGTCCGACACCTCGCACAGCAGGGCGTCCGTCCGCACCAGCCGCAGCACCACGTGCTGGGTGTGCGCATGCCGTACGGCGTTGGTGACGACCTCGCTGACCAGCAGCTCGGCGGTCTCCGAGGCCGCCTCCAGCCCCCACTGCGCCAGCCGGCGGCGGACCAGGCGGCGGGCGCGGCCCGCCTCGCGCGCGTCGATGGCCAGCCGCCACTCGGCGACGTCCTGCGGGGCGATGCCGTTGAGCCGCGCCATCAGCAGCGCCACGTCGTCCTTGCGGCCGCCGCGTACGTTCAGCGCGCGGATGATGGCGTCGCAGGCGTCGTCCATGGAGGCGGCCGGGTGGGCGGCGGACTCGGCGAGCGCCGCCAGGCCCACGCCTATGTCCTCGCCCCGCACCTCGACCAGGCCGTCCGTGCACAGCACCAGCCGGTCGCCCGGCGCCACCGGGACCGTGACCGCCTCGAACGGCACGCCCCCTACGCCGATGGGCGCGCCCGTCGGCAGCTCCAGCAGCTCGCTGCGGCCGTCCACGGCCCGCACCAGGACCGGCGGGATGTGCCCGGCGTTGGCCATCACCAGCCGCTGGCCGATCGGGTCGTAGACCGCGTACAGGC
Proteins encoded in this region:
- a CDS encoding M55 family metallopeptidase → MKILISADMEGVTGVTWPDDVLPGHAQWQRFRPVFTGDVNAAIAGFFDGGADEVLVNEAHWSMRNLLLEQLDERAQLLTGKHKALSMVEGVQYGDVDGVAFVGYHTGAGTEGVLAHTYLANSLTGVWVNGTRASEGYLNSLVVAEYGVPVVLVTGDDRTCEDAAGYAPGARAVAVKDYVSRYAAVCRPPARTAAEIRAAAREAAALAVRTEPVRGGPFTVEIEFDAEHLVVQAACVPGVEPAGERRVAYTSENMYEAIRCFKTVTTVVSSAVEEQYG
- a CDS encoding class I SAM-dependent methyltransferase; the encoded protein is MSASSHYLRAWEGFWRDAPAGAGEVFWDSDPSLTAELHLPLFAAHFDAALPVVDLGCGNGTQTRFLAGRCPRAIGVDLSPAAVARARADDPSGMAEYRCLDAADAAAVRALHGELGDVNVYLRGVLHQCAAEDRPRIVRNVATLLGRRGRIFAVEPAEASRDVFASLAQSPDGPPGKLRAVLAHGIAPGEMADSVVPELLAAYGLRVLATGRLPLTTTEYRADGSRIEIPTNWLVAGRRAERSGAGQGCAGWSPGWRGRMRGSGCAAARRQGAPWCAGRGGAPGAVARWGRGAPGAVGPGG